In Salmo salar chromosome ssa14, Ssal_v3.1, whole genome shotgun sequence, the sequence tttttccacattttgttactttacagccttattctacaatctGTTAAATaagttttttcctcatcaatctacacacgaaaccccataatgacatcacaaaaccccataatgacatcacaaaaccccataatgacatcacaaaaccccataatgacatcacaataccccataatgacaaagcaaaaacagttttttagacatttttgctcatttacgtaagtattcagaccctttcctatgagactcagaattgagctcaggtgcatcctgtttccattgatcatccttgagatgtttctacaacttgattggagtccaccggtggtaaattcaattgattggacatgatttggaaaggcacacacctgtctatattaaggtcccacagttgacagtgcatgtcagagcaaaaaccaagctagggaattgtccatagagcgccgagacaggattgtgtcgaggcacaaatctggggaaggtccccaagaacacagcggactttatcattcttaaatggaagaagtttggaaccaccaacactcttcctagagctggccgaccggccaaactgaacaaatcagccaagagctccagagttcctctgtggagatgggagaaccttccagaaggacaatcatctctgcagcactccaacaatcaggcctttatagtagagtggccagacggaagccactcctcagtaaaaggcacatgacagcccgcttggagtttgccaaaaggcacctaaagactctcagaccatgagaaacaagattctctggtctgatgaaaccaagattgaactctttggcctgaatgccaagcatcacatctggaggaaacctggcaccatccctacggtgaagcatggtggtggcagcatcatgctgtggggatgtttttcaatggcagggactgggagacttttcaggatcgagggaaagatgaatggaccaaaggccagagagatccttgattaaaacctgctccagagcgctcaggacctcagactggggtgaagggtcaccatccaacaggataacgaccctaagcacacagccaaaacaacgcagaagtggcttcgggacaagtctctgaatgtccttgagtggcccagccagagcccggacttgaacccgatcgaacatctctggagagacctgaaaatagctgtgcagcaacgctccccatccaacctgacagagcttgagaggatctgcagagaagaatgggagaaactccccaaatacaggtgtgccaagcttgtagcatcatacccaagaagactcgaggctgtaatccctgtcaaaggtgcttcaacaaagtactgagtaaagggtctgaatacttatgtaaatgtgatatttcagttattcatttttaatacatttgcaaaaaaaaaaaaaacctgttcttgctttgtcattatggggtattgtgatgtcattatggggtattgtgatgtcattatggggtattgtgatgtcattatggggcattgtgtagaTTGACcaggagataaaaaaaaaaaaaattaaatacattttagaataacaaaatgtggaaaaagtgaaggggtctgaatactttccgaaggcactgtgtgtgtgtgtgtgtgtgtgtgtgtgtgtgtgcgtgtgtgtgtatgtgcgtccgAGAAAAGGGTTTGTGTTTGATGGGCATCACATCATCAACATATATGAAAATGGCTCCAAGAATAAAGAAGCACAATAAGACATTGTTGAGGCGTGTATTGTACATGTTACCACCCTACTGTTGTGCTATTTCTAGGAAACCGGTACTGCAAAAAAACATATCTTCTCTGTGGAAGAAGAGTCCTTGACAATTATTCTATGGACTATAGAACAGGGCTAGATGGTAGCAACACAGTAGACAGCTGTAGGGGGTGGAGTCTAGTTGACAGCTGTAGGGGGTGGAGTCTAGTTGACAGCTGTAGGGGTGGAGTCTAGTTGACAGCTGTAGGGGGTGGAGTCTAGTTGACAGCTGTAGGGGGTGGAGTCTAGTTGACAGCTGTAGGGGTGGAGTCTAGTTGACAGCTGTAGGGGGTGGAGTCTAGTTGACAGCTGTAGGGGGTGGAGTCTAGTTGACAGCTGTAGGGGTGGAGTCTAGTTGACAGCTGTAGGGGTGGAGTCTAGTTGACAGCTGTAGGGGGTGGAGTCTAGTTGACAGCTGTAGGGGGTGGAGTCTAGTTGACAGCTGTAGGGGTGGAGTCTAGTTGACAGCTGTAGGGGTGGAGTCTAGTTGACAGCTGTAGGGGGTGGAGTCTAGTAGACAGCTGTAGGGGTGGAGTCTAGTAGACAGCTGTAGGGGTGGAGTCTAGTTGACAGCTGTAGGGGGTGGAGTCTAGTAGACAGCTGTAGGGGTGGAGTCTAGTTGACAGCTGTAGGGGTGGAGTCTAGTTGACAGCTGTAGGGGTGGAGTCTAGTTGACAGCTGTAGGGGTGGAGTCTAGTTGACAGCTGTAGGGGGTGGAGTCTAGTTGACAGCTGTAGGGGGTGGAGTCTAGTTGACAGCTGTAGGGGGTGGAGTCTAGTTGACAGCTGTAGGGGTGGAGTCTAGTTGACAGCTGTAGGGGGTGGAGTCTAGTTGACAGCTGTAGGGGGTGGAGTCTAGTTGACAGCTGTAGGGGGTGGAGTCTAGTTGACAGCTGTAGGGGGTGGAGTCTAGTTGACAGCTGTAGGGGGTGGAGTCTAGTTGACAGCTGTAGGGGGTGGAGTCTAGTTGACAGCTGTAGGGGGTGGAGTCTAGTTGACAGCTGTAATATGGTAGAGCTCTGTATTCCCTCACGCTTTCAGAAACTATTCAGATCTCATTGGGAGGAGGAGGCTCAGTGATAATTCCATGACTCCCGTTCTTCTGGTTCAGAAGAGAATAAAGAAAGAAACTGAGGAACAGATAGGCTAAACAACAGGCTAGTACTCTGTTATGAAGCTGACTGTAAAGCAggtgataggctaactgacatcgtTTCAgtcaatttgagtcaattggaggtgtacctgtggatgtatttcaaggcctaccttcaaactcagtgcctctttgcttgacatcataggaaaatcaaaagaaatcagccaagacctcagaaaaaaattgtagacctccacaagtctggttcatccttggaagcaatttccaaatgcctgaatataacacgttcatctgtacaaacaatagtatgcaagtataaacaccatgggaccacacagccgtcataccgctcaggaaggagacgcgttctgtctcctaaagatgaacgtactttggtgcgaaaactgcaaatcaatcccagaacaacagcaaaggaccttgtgaagatgctgaaggaaacaggtacaaaagtatctatatccacagtaaaatgagtcctatatcaacataacctgaaaggccgctcagcaaggaagaagccactgctccaaaaccgccataaaaaaagccagactgcggttgcaactgcacatggagacaaagattgtactttttggagaaatgtcctctggtctgatgaaacagtaatagaactgtttggccataatgaccatcgttatgtttggaggaaaaagggagaggcttgcaagccgaagaagaccatcccaaccgtgaagcacgggggtggcagcatcatgttgtgagggtgctttgctgcaggagggactggtgcacttcacaaaatagatggcatcatgaggcaggaaaatgatgtggatatattgaagcaacatctcaagacatcagtcaggaagttaaagcttggtcgcaaatggtggcaaatggcttaaggacaacaaagtcaaggtattggagtggccatcacaaagtcctgacctcaaccctgtagaaaatttgtgggcagaactgaacaaGCCTGTgcgaggaaggaggcctacaaacctgactcagttacagcagctctgtcaggaggaatgggacaaaattcacccaacttattgtgggaagcttgtggaaggctacccgaaacgtttgacccaagttaaacaatttaaaggcaatgctaccaaatactaattgagtgtatgtaaacttctgacccactgggaatgtgatgaaagaaataaaagctgaaataaatcattctctctactattattctgacatttcacattcttaaaataaagtggtgattctacctgacctaacacagggaattttaactcggattaaatgtcaggaattgtgaaaaactgagtttaactgtatttggctaaggtgtatgtaaacttccgacttcaactgtatatactgtattttataccaacTATCACACCATGCCAATACtgcttggccatcgctcatccatatatttatatgtacatattctcattcacccctttagatttgtgtgtattaggtagttgttggggaattgatAGAGTACTTGTtacatattactgcactgtcggaactagaagcacaagcatttcgctacagtcgcattaacatctgctaaccatgtgtatgtggccaataaaaTTTGACTTGAGGCTGACTGTAAAGCAGGTAGAAACAGGGCAGTACTCTGGTATGAGGCTGACTGTAAAGCAGGTAGAAACAGGCTGGTACTCTGGTATGAGGCTGACTGTAAAGCAGGTAGAAACAGGGCAGTACTCTGGTATGAGGCTGACTGTAAAGCAGGTAGAAACAGGGCAGTACTCTGGTATGAGGACTGACTGTAAAGCAGGTAGAAACAGGGCAGTACTCTGGTATGAGGCTGACTGTAAAGCAGGTAGAAACAGGGCAGTACTCTGGTATGAGGCTGACTGTAAAGCAGGTAGAAACAGGGCAGTACTCTGGTATGAGGACTGACTGTAAAGCAGGTAGAAACAGGGCAGTACTCTGGTATGAGGCTCACTGTAAAGCAGGTAGAAACAGGCTAGTACTCTGGTATGAGGCTGACTGTAAAGCAGGTAGAAACAGGGCAGTACTCTGGTATGAGGACTGACTGTAAAGCAGGTAGGAACAGGGCAGTACTCTGGTATGAGGCTGACTGTAAAGCAGGTAGGAACAGGGCAGTACTCTGGTATGAGGCTGACTGTAAAGCAGGTAGAAACAGGGCAGTACTCTGGTATGAGGCTGACTGTAAAGCAGGTAGAAACAGGGCAGTACTCTGGTATGAGGCTGACTGTAAAGCAGGTAGAAACAGGGCAGTACTCTGGTATGAGGCTGACTGTAAAGCAGGTAGAAACAGGGCAGTACTCTGGTATGAGGCTGACTGTAAAGCAGGTAGAAACAGGGCAGTACTCTGGTATGAGGCTGACTGTAAAGCAGGTAGAAACAGGGCAGTACTCTGGTATGAGGCTGACTGTAAAGCAGGTAGAAACAGGGCAGTACTCTGGTATGAGGCTGACTGTAAAGCAGGTAGAAACAGGGCAGTACTCTGGTATGAGGCTGACTGTAAAGCAGGTAGAAACAGGGCAGTACTCTGGTATGAGGCTGACTGTAAAGCAGGTAGAAACAGGGCAGTACTCTGGTATGAGGACTGACTGTAAAGCAGGTAGAAACAGGGCAGTACTCTGGTATGAGGCTGACTGTAAAGCAGGTAGAAACAGGGTAGTACTCTGGTAGGAGGACTGACTGTAAAGCGGGTAGGAACAGGGCAGTACTCTGGTATGAGGCTGACTGTAAAGCAGGTAGGAACAGGGCAGTACTCTGGTATGAGGACTGACTGTAAAGCAGGTAGAAACAGGGCAGTACTCTGGTATGAGGCTGACTGTAAAGCAGGTAGAAACAGGGCAGTACTCTGGTATGAGGACTGACTGTAAAGCAGGTAGAAACAGGGCAGTACTCTGGTATGAGGCTCACTGTAAAGCAGGTAGAAACAGGGCAGTACTCTGGTATGAGGCTGACTGTAAAGCAGGTAGAAACAGGGCAGTACTCTGGTATGAGGCTGACTGTAAAGCAGGTAGAAACAGGGTAGTACTCTGGTATGAGGCTGACTGTAAAGCAGGTAGAAACAGGGCAGTACTCTGGTATGAGGCTGACTGTAAAGCAGGTGGAAACAGGGCAGTACTCTGGTATGAGGCTGACTGTAAAGCAGGTTGAAACAGGGCAGTACTCTGGTATGAGGCTGACTGTAAAGCAGGTAGAAACAGGGCAGTACTCTGGTATGAGGACTGACTGTAAAGCAGGTAGAAACAGGGCAGTACTCTGGTATGAGGCTGACTGTAAAGCAGGTTGAAACAGGGCAGTACTCTGATATGAGGCTGACTGTAAAGCAGGTAGGAACAGGCTGGTACTCTGGTAGGAGGACTGACTGTAAAGCAGGTAGAAAATAAGTGTTTATAAATGATGAAAAGACTATGGAGGCGTAGACAGGGGTTGGTACCCTGTCCCTTCCACTCTGTTCCCTACACCCTATGGGTCCTGTTCAAAGTCATCTACTATGTAGGAATATGGTGCCTGAGGAAAACAATGCAGCTGTAGACAGCAGGGAATAAAAGCCAGTTTGACTGCAAAGATGTAATCATCATTTACTTGACTTAAATTATTGGTACGGTACAATAAGCGAGATGATTGATCAACCTATATAGTCTACGACATGTTTTGATCAGAATGACATAACCGTAGGGCTGTAGGTATGTAATGATGGTTACCTGGTTGAGACATGAAAACATGTACAATATATTATCAGATTAATCATTATGAAACATCAATAGGCAGAGAATAAAATCAATAACCTTTTAAAACTATTGTTCTTCCAATCAATCAAATAACAACTAGACATTAAACGGGCCATTTAGATTCTATTCATCAAAAAATGAAATTAATTAGAAAGTAAAATGTGTTGTTTGTAAATCCACTTAAGATAGGGGTCTGTGATTGGATAGGCAAGGGCCATCGTGATCTTTATAGCAGGTCTATAAATCCATTAGATCACTGTGCGGTCTGTGCTGTTATTGGATCACTGAGTGGACCACTTTTGATCTCCCCGACACTGTTGAACTGATTGGCCAGTTCCTGGACCACTGATGTTCTTCCCAACCTGGTCGTTTCTCCTCTTCTCCATGATCAAGTCCTCCAAACACTGAAACTCCAGCATGTGAGACTGTTTATCTGACATTAGGATCTTTAACCTGTATGGCTGTTTTCCTATCCGGATCTCTCCACCCATTTTGAACTCTCGTTTGCCAAATCTGCACCAAGCggcaaaacactctgaatttctCCAGCTCAACTCTCCGTCTTTAGCTCCTACCTGTTCCATAGCGTTCTGAACCACCATCTCGACGCCGAGTGCTTTGaatttatacagctcgttgactATCCTACATCTCCTTCCCTGGCTGGCGTCTGTCAGGAAGCTATTCTTTATCTCTGCTCTGTGCAGGTGCACCACCTGGAAGTCACCGACATACACCGCCCAGTGGGGGTACTGTCCCGTTGTTACAAACTCCAGCAGGTCACCTGCCTTGCATTTGTTTAGTAGGATctctggggagtaggtttccaTGGCCGCTGTCTTGACGCTCTTCTCGTAAATACATTCCCCCCGGTGGTAAACGGCGCACTCCACCTCGTTACTCATGTCGTAGTGTTTCTGTTCCGTACCAGTGTGATGCTCTTTATCCGCTCCATCTACGTTACTGTTTTCACCCTCCGGTTCCTCGTCATCTGTTGAGAAAATATAAGACACTCCGATCCGCGGACCTTCCTCAGTGTCCAGCCCGTTGGGGTCCACTGTGGGAACTTCTGCGTAACTTTGATGTGACAGTTTCATTTTATCCACCTGGTTACCCATGCCTCCTCCCTCGGTAGCAGATAGGCGGTCCACCTGTTAAAAGCCGAGGATCATCGCCATCTGTAGCCGCCTCTGTGTCACACAGCCCGGGTAAAACAAATGACGCCCTCCCGAAGGGCTCCGATCCATCTGTAGCCGCAGGTCTCCTACAAAAAGCAAAATAGTATTCCCAAGCAGCAGTCTGCTGTGATGAAGTCTATTCAGATCAACAAGTGTCTTGCTGTGGATGGATGGAGAATAACAGCATTAGTATTCAGGCAATACAGTTGCCATCCGTCCAGGTGTAGGCTCGTCCCCCTACATGCGCCTCACCTGATATTCGCTAGGCTATTCTCCATGCGTAAAGTTGGAACATTAAACTAATCACGAGCAATACGATTAGGTCGGAACAACAAAAACAATAATACACTTGATGTTATTCGTGCCCGGTGACTAAAATGTATCTTACGTCCGTGCTGTCCGTTAAAGCAGGATGGTACTAATAGTTTCCGCAGTGGTGTAGTTAATAACACCACGGAGGAAATAATGAAACCTGCAAGTGCTTGCGGATTCGATGGCAGGCAGATCTCGGTCTTTGGCACAGCTACAACGACTGGTACAAACGCTTCTTCTCATTTAAAGCTGTAGTGCTTATTTTCTTTTCATCGTGGTTCACATTCTGAGTTCCCCAACTCTAATAAAACGATAGGCTACAAAGTGAATGTGTTGCTATAAATTATTACAACCCATTCTGCTCACaggcttcaataatattctacTCCATCGGGAATAAATATGATGTAGATCAATGTGTACCACTACATAACTGTGTTGTTAATTAAACATATGCAGCAACCTTGTCATTACTGGAGAACATTGTATTAAAATCCTACATCGTAATATATTTGTAATATCAGAGTGCAAATAAAGTTGAACCTGTTTGTACtgttgttacatttacattttagtcatttagcagatactcttatccagagcgacttacagtagtgaatgcatacatttcatttcatttttttttaaattttttctgtgctggcacaccatgggaatcgaacccacaaccctggcgttgcaaacaccatgctctaccaactgagctacagggaaggcacaaGAGGAAGAGAGATTGTTTTTCTTCCTTTTACCTCTGATAGCAGTGcactcacatcgtctagtctactaaactgttccatagtgtccttagtgtctcacatcgtctagtctactaaactgttccttagtgtctcacatcgtctagtctactaaactgttccttagtgtctcacatcgtctagtctactaaactgttccttagtgtctcacatcgtctagtctactaaactgttccttagtgtccttagtgtctcacatcgtctagtctactaaattgttccttagtgtctcacatcgtctagtctactaaactgttccatagtgtccttagtgtctcacatcgtctagtctactaaactgttccttagtgtctcacatcgtctagtctactaaactgttccttagtgtctcacatcgtctagtctactaaactgttccttagtgtccttagtgtctcacatcgtctagtctactaaattgttccttagtgtctcacatcgtctagtctactaaactgttccttagtgtccttagtgtttcacatcgtctagtctactaaattgttccttagtgtctcacatcgtctagtctactaaattgttccttagtgtctcacatcgtctagtctactaaactgttccatagtgtccttagtgtctc encodes:
- the lratd2a gene encoding LOW QUALITY PROTEIN: protein LRATD2a (The sequence of the model RefSeq protein was modified relative to this genomic sequence to represent the inferred CDS: deleted 1 base in 1 codon); the encoded protein is MGNQVDKMKLSHQSYAEVPTVDPNGLDTEEGPRIGVSYIFSTDDEEPEGENSNVDGADKEHHTGTEQKHYDMSNEVECAVYHRGECIYEKSVKTAAMETYSPEILLNKCKAGDLLEFVTTGQYPHWAVYVGDFQVVHLHRAEIKNSFLTDASQGRRCRIVNELYKFKALGVEMVVQNAMEQVGAKDGELSWRNSECFAAWCRFGKREFKMGGEIRIGKQPYRLKILMSDKQSHMLEFQCLEDLIMEKRRNDQVGKTSVVQELANQFNSVGEIKSGPLSDPITAQTAQ